One region of Flavobacterium pisciphilum genomic DNA includes:
- a CDS encoding LytR/AlgR family response regulator transcription factor, translating into MNKLICIVIDDEPLGRSVIETFVKEIPYLELVASFEDPIEALAYLHNNAVDIVFSDIQMPKISGMELLRSLVYPPVVIFITAHRDFALDGFEAGVTDYLVKPVRFDRFLKAVNRAKEKISLSQVAAIQQQIHTDRIFIKSEGKLVKILFDEILYIEAQGDYLKIIIPSGTFTTQVTLKAMEEILNLPNFFRVQRSFILNLEAVRSINGNTVELTNGKSISIALNKKEELFTLLGIK; encoded by the coding sequence ATGAATAAATTAATTTGCATCGTAATAGATGATGAGCCATTAGGGAGATCAGTTATAGAAACATTCGTAAAAGAAATTCCTTATCTAGAACTTGTTGCTTCGTTTGAAGATCCTATTGAGGCATTGGCATATTTGCACAACAATGCTGTAGATATTGTTTTTAGTGATATCCAAATGCCTAAGATTAGCGGAATGGAATTGTTACGTTCGTTAGTATATCCGCCAGTAGTGATTTTTATTACAGCACATCGTGATTTTGCTTTGGATGGCTTTGAGGCAGGAGTAACAGATTATTTAGTAAAACCAGTTCGATTTGATCGTTTTTTAAAGGCGGTTAATAGGGCGAAGGAAAAAATTTCACTAAGTCAGGTGGCAGCAATTCAGCAACAGATTCATACAGACAGAATATTTATAAAATCAGAAGGAAAGCTGGTTAAGATTTTATTTGACGAAATCTTATACATAGAAGCCCAAGGTGATTATCTTAAAATTATTATTCCTTCAGGAACTTTTACCACACAGGTGACTCTTAAAGCAATGGAAGAAATTCTTAATCTTCCGAATTTTTTCCGTGTGCAGCGTTCTTTTATTCTCAATTTAGAAGCTGTAAGAAGCATTAATGGGAATACAGTAGAATTGACTAATGGTAAATCAATCTCAATAGCTTTAAACAAAAAAGAAGAGCTTTTTACCTTATTAGGCAT
- a CDS encoding sensor histidine kinase — MQDKKIFSNYLASKIAEFNFDEFYTKRNRILLHVFMWLSFSILLILSYVLAYQLSYFNAFILAVRMTTVNMIVFYIFFYLLLPIIFSGGKVRVLFLLLITFIVSVFIWMAGTYFFSLLYHSLGFEIDKGELKGAIKMAASQTFLEAISVRRMVSQAFIIITILSPFFFVKILFEISKLYSKTLNIQNQKADLEIQNINIEKNFLKAQLNPHFLFNTLNNLYGLSIKKDDSTPEVILNLSDIMSYTLYESNTEKVALEKELGFIKNYFELEKMRYSADKNIQFHIPNEEDVLGLYIAPLLTFTFIENAFKYGLKGNKEQFIYLEIKVQDKKFSFQLENDVEQGMKNNEFGGIGITNARKRLQLLYPNKYQLDIENLETKFKVNLIIDLD, encoded by the coding sequence ATGCAAGACAAAAAGATTTTCTCAAATTACTTAGCAAGTAAAATAGCTGAATTTAATTTTGATGAATTTTACACTAAGAGAAATCGGATTCTGCTTCATGTCTTTATGTGGTTGAGTTTCTCAATACTATTGATTTTAAGTTATGTGCTGGCATATCAACTGTCTTATTTCAATGCTTTTATTCTTGCAGTTAGAATGACAACTGTAAATATGATAGTGTTTTACATATTCTTTTATTTGTTGTTGCCTATAATTTTTTCGGGAGGTAAGGTTAGAGTGCTGTTTTTGCTGCTGATTACTTTTATTGTATCAGTTTTTATTTGGATGGCGGGAACTTATTTTTTTTCGTTGCTATATCATTCACTTGGATTTGAAATTGATAAAGGGGAGCTTAAAGGAGCGATAAAAATGGCAGCAAGCCAAACTTTTTTGGAAGCAATTTCAGTAAGAAGAATGGTTTCACAAGCATTCATTATTATTACAATTTTATCTCCTTTCTTTTTCGTGAAAATTCTTTTTGAAATCTCTAAGCTTTATAGTAAAACTTTAAATATTCAGAATCAGAAAGCGGACTTAGAAATTCAAAATATCAATATTGAAAAGAACTTTCTGAAAGCCCAGCTCAATCCGCATTTTCTTTTTAATACATTAAATAATCTTTATGGTCTTTCTATTAAAAAAGATGATAGTACACCAGAAGTTATTCTGAATCTTTCTGATATTATGAGCTATACCCTTTATGAATCTAATACTGAAAAAGTAGCATTAGAAAAGGAATTGGGTTTTATAAAAAATTATTTCGAATTGGAGAAAATGAGGTATTCTGCAGATAAAAACATTCAATTTCACATTCCAAACGAGGAAGATGTATTGGGATTGTACATAGCGCCTTTATTGACTTTTACATTTATAGAAAACGCATTTAAATATGGACTAAAAGGAAATAAGGAACAGTTTATATACTTAGAAATAAAAGTTCAAGATAAAAAGTTCAGTTTCCAACTTGAAAATGATGTAGAGCAAGGAATGAAGAACAACGAATTTGGCGGTATAGGAATTACAAATGCTCGTAAACGATTGCAGCTATTGTATCCTAATAAATACCAATTGGATATTGAAAATCTGGAAACAAAATTTAAAGTCAATTTAATAATAGATTTAGACTAA
- a CDS encoding CPBP family intramembrane glutamic endopeptidase, whose translation MSPLTPLIWLLVILPLFIFAFINVKKVNLKFLLFFILYFLADCYLQQFSQRYLSLEFLGLKFTWIGKILSLVLALGIIFSVSKEDREQIGFTTKTNSGRQLKFGVLLFLGFLFFDVVFKLILFPKGGTFDFETFAFQATMPGLTEEIVFRGISLWLLDKAFLPKWDFKGIKFGWGFLIVTLLFGIGHGVFLTEDYQFKFDIITIVYLTLISSLSLGVLRKFSGNLVYSILGHNAVNLINAIIRIL comes from the coding sequence ATGTCACCACTTACACCGCTTATCTGGCTTTTAGTTATTCTGCCACTTTTCATTTTTGCTTTTATCAATGTTAAAAAAGTAAATCTGAAGTTTCTCTTATTTTTTATACTGTATTTTTTAGCAGATTGTTATCTGCAACAGTTTAGTCAAAGGTATCTTAGTCTTGAATTTCTAGGATTGAAATTTACATGGATTGGGAAAATTCTCAGCTTGGTTTTAGCATTGGGAATTATTTTTTCGGTTAGTAAAGAAGACCGTGAACAAATTGGATTTACAACCAAAACTAATTCAGGAAGACAATTGAAATTTGGTGTTTTACTTTTCCTTGGCTTCTTGTTTTTTGATGTGGTCTTTAAGTTGATTTTGTTTCCAAAAGGAGGAACATTTGATTTTGAAACTTTTGCATTTCAGGCGACAATGCCTGGCTTAACAGAAGAAATTGTATTTAGAGGAATCAGTTTGTGGCTACTAGATAAAGCCTTTTTGCCAAAATGGGATTTCAAAGGAATTAAATTTGGTTGGGGATTCTTGATTGTTACCCTATTATTTGGTATTGGTCACGGAGTGTTCTTAACAGAAGACTACCAATTTAAGTTTGATATTATTACAATAGTTTACCTCACTTTAATTTCATCTTTAAGTCTTGGAGTACTTCGTAAATTCTCAGGTAATCTTGTTTATTCAATTTTAGGGCATAATGCTGTTAATTTAATAAATGCTATTATCAGAATATTATAA
- a CDS encoding polysaccharide deacetylase family protein gives MNKITYALIGLLTVGILFITARIYSEEEKPKVVAPIAKEYKPGILLSFDDNYVEDWYNAEKRLHHLGWKATFFICKYDSLTAIQKKKLHYLQDMGHDIAGHGYNHENALKYSAAYGLNKYIKNEIIPLKTAMNKDGFNIRSFAYPDGARDAALDKKLLKYFDIIRGTTYGMLPPESQYCYYEGNRVIYGLGIDDDYKQFNVNYYKTLMDYAKKHNKIVIFYGHKTVDNADERLETPLAALEELCKYAIDNDLKFYTVDDLKNL, from the coding sequence ATGAATAAAATTACATATGCACTTATCGGTCTTCTTACTGTAGGCATTTTATTTATTACAGCGCGTATTTATTCAGAAGAGGAGAAACCGAAAGTTGTTGCGCCTATAGCAAAAGAATATAAGCCAGGAATATTGTTGTCGTTTGATGATAATTATGTTGAAGATTGGTATAATGCTGAAAAAAGATTGCATCACCTAGGGTGGAAGGCAACTTTTTTTATATGTAAATATGATTCGTTGACCGCCATACAAAAGAAAAAACTACACTACTTGCAAGATATGGGGCATGATATAGCAGGACATGGGTATAATCATGAGAATGCACTTAAATATTCGGCTGCTTATGGACTTAATAAATACATTAAAAATGAAATAATTCCTTTAAAAACTGCCATGAATAAAGACGGATTTAATATTCGTTCATTTGCTTATCCTGATGGAGCACGTGATGCTGCACTTGATAAGAAATTATTGAAATATTTTGATATCATAAGAGGAACTACCTATGGTATGTTGCCTCCCGAATCTCAGTATTGTTATTATGAGGGGAATAGGGTAATTTATGGTTTGGGTATCGACGATGATTATAAACAGTTTAATGTAAACTATTATAAAACCTTAATGGATTATGCCAAAAAGCACAACAAGATTGTTATTTTCTATGGTCATAAAACAGTAGATAATGCTGATGAAAGGTTAGAAACGCCCCTTGCTGCTTTAGAAGAATTATGCAAATATGCCATAGATAATGATCTTAAGTTTTATACTGTTGATGATTTGAAAAATTTATAA
- a CDS encoding metal-dependent hydrolase, which yields MDSFTQIVLGIATAELCAGEKLHRKTILYGAILGTIPDLDVVLGQFLNPVDGVAIHRGLSHSLLFFGLLSPILGLAITKIEREKINFRTASLMVFWCLFTHVLLDMFTSWGTQIFWPLPDRIALKTIFVIDPLYTLPLLICLILAWRKPTFSLRKKYVLRGIYISSFYLLLTCGLKLYALHQFKNALQEQHITYDDLIVKPTAFNCILWNANVATKEAYLLGDYSLFDSQPITFERYEKNNNLSQQLAGNPDFETLKKVSEGWYIVTQKENEYHFNDLRFGLLTKDPKQPQFAFSYVFKDENGKLRAQEVPKEKRDGKALMKGILNRIKGN from the coding sequence ATGGATTCTTTTACTCAGATTGTGCTAGGAATTGCAACTGCCGAATTATGTGCAGGCGAGAAACTACATCGCAAAACGATTTTATATGGTGCCATTCTAGGAACCATTCCTGATCTAGATGTCGTTTTGGGGCAATTTTTAAATCCTGTTGATGGCGTAGCAATACATCGAGGACTAAGTCATTCCTTATTATTTTTCGGATTACTTTCCCCTATTTTAGGTTTGGCTATTACCAAAATAGAACGGGAAAAAATTAATTTCCGTACAGCTTCTTTGATGGTGTTCTGGTGTTTGTTTACCCATGTTCTTTTAGATATGTTTACCTCTTGGGGAACACAAATCTTTTGGCCTCTGCCTGATCGCATCGCCTTAAAAACTATTTTTGTAATTGATCCTCTCTATACACTTCCACTACTTATTTGCTTGATTTTAGCTTGGCGAAAACCTACTTTCTCTCTGCGAAAAAAATATGTTCTACGAGGTATATACATCAGTTCATTCTATTTACTGTTAACTTGTGGATTGAAACTATACGCTTTACATCAATTTAAAAATGCATTGCAAGAACAGCATATAACCTACGATGACCTTATCGTAAAACCTACTGCCTTTAATTGTATTTTATGGAATGCTAATGTAGCCACAAAAGAGGCTTACTTATTGGGTGATTATTCGCTATTTGATAGCCAGCCAATAACTTTTGAACGTTATGAAAAAAACAATAACTTATCACAACAGCTTGCTGGCAATCCCGACTTTGAGACCTTAAAAAAAGTAAGCGAAGGATGGTATATAGTAACCCAAAAAGAGAATGAATATCACTTTAATGATTTACGTTTTGGTTTACTTACTAAAGATCCTAAACAACCACAATTTGCTTTTAGCTATGTTTTTAAAGATGAAAACGGAAAACTAAGAGCACAAGAAGTACCTAAAGAAAAACGTGATGGAAAAGCCTTAATGAAAGGAATCCTAAATAGGATTAAAGGAAATTAA
- a CDS encoding glycosyltransferase, translating to MKTETISKQLYAANSTTNSNEHSLASSIFNINAKSLKKAIKVNSSPLGFIVLISSFVLMLAGAFLVYKFQSDFDQFHIERINSTWGYPFLVITTVFFLFKTGVFLYNLFLYFRYKPIESVSDELLPTCTIIVPAYNEGKLVLDTLISLAESDFPEQKMQILAIDDGSKDDTWYWMQQAKIKLGDRLSIYQQPKNQGKRHALYRGFELGTGEIFVTVDSDSVVKKDTVRNLVSPFITNENCGAVAGNVLVLNNKKAILPKMLNVSFVMSFEFARSAESVLGSVLCTPGALAAYRSEAVYECLPEWINQTFMGQPSDIGEDRAMTNMILKQGRQVLFQRNSYVLTNVPESYTGLYKMFIRWGRSNVRENLMMAKYVFKDFRKGSKLGTRILFLDQSLKIVMAYPFVLFMLFFIAVHPILFFGSTLLSIMIVSSFSALFYAKRHSISESFWAYSYSILFTFGLFWITPYAIATANKSGWLTRGLAQGK from the coding sequence ATGAAAACTGAAACAATTTCAAAACAATTATACGCAGCAAATAGTACTACAAATAGCAATGAACATTCTTTAGCAAGTTCTATTTTTAACATTAACGCCAAATCATTAAAGAAAGCAATTAAAGTAAACTCAAGTCCTTTAGGTTTTATTGTACTTATAAGCAGTTTTGTATTAATGCTGGCAGGCGCTTTCTTAGTTTATAAATTCCAATCAGACTTTGATCAATTTCATATAGAGAGAATAAACTCAACATGGGGTTATCCATTTTTGGTAATAACGACAGTCTTTTTTTTATTTAAGACAGGAGTTTTTCTATATAATTTATTCCTTTATTTCCGTTACAAACCTATCGAATCTGTTTCAGATGAGTTATTGCCTACTTGTACAATAATTGTTCCAGCATACAATGAAGGGAAATTGGTTTTGGATACTTTAATAAGTTTAGCTGAGAGTGATTTTCCAGAGCAAAAAATGCAAATCCTTGCTATTGATGATGGAAGTAAGGATGATACTTGGTACTGGATGCAACAAGCAAAAATAAAATTAGGAGATAGATTGTCAATTTATCAGCAACCTAAAAATCAAGGAAAACGTCACGCACTTTACCGTGGATTTGAATTAGGAACTGGAGAAATTTTTGTTACTGTTGATAGTGATTCAGTTGTGAAAAAAGATACAGTACGAAATTTAGTTAGTCCTTTTATAACTAATGAAAATTGTGGTGCTGTTGCAGGAAATGTTCTCGTTTTAAATAATAAAAAAGCGATACTTCCTAAAATGCTAAATGTAAGTTTTGTAATGAGTTTTGAGTTTGCACGTTCTGCCGAAAGTGTTTTGGGATCAGTACTTTGTACTCCAGGAGCTTTAGCTGCTTACCGTAGTGAGGCAGTATATGAGTGTCTTCCAGAATGGATTAACCAAACTTTTATGGGACAACCATCAGATATTGGTGAAGACCGTGCAATGACTAATATGATTTTAAAACAAGGACGTCAAGTATTGTTTCAAAGAAATTCATACGTGTTAACTAATGTACCTGAAAGTTATACAGGATTGTATAAAATGTTTATCAGATGGGGTAGAAGTAATGTACGTGAGAATCTAATGATGGCAAAATATGTTTTTAAAGATTTTAGAAAAGGATCTAAATTAGGTACAAGAATTTTATTTTTAGATCAATCATTGAAGATTGTTATGGCCTATCCATTTGTCTTATTTATGTTGTTTTTTATAGCAGTACATCCAATATTGTTTTTCGGATCTACACTTTTAAGCATCATGATTGTATCTAGTTTTTCAGCTTTATTTTATGCTAAAAGACATAGTATCTCTGAGTCATTTTGGGCTTATTCATATAGTATTCTTTTCACCTTTGGATTGTTTTGGATTACTCCTTATGCAATTGCTACTGCTAATAAAAGCGGTTGGTTAACACGTGGTTTAGCTCAAGGGAAATAG
- a CDS encoding TlpA family protein disulfide reductase — translation MKNLFFTLTFLICSFTSANAQTEGLEIGDIIPDLDLPDAKGNVISLSSMRGALVLVDFWASWCGPCVKEQPELLKLYQKYPNKFMIYGVSLDSKKPAWLGAMAKLKQPWTQVSDLKLWNSPAVLNYKIQSIPFNALIDKNGIILAKNIHGNKLDELIKALTADK, via the coding sequence ATGAAGAATTTATTTTTTACGCTTACATTTTTAATTTGCTCATTTACTAGTGCTAATGCACAAACTGAAGGTCTTGAAATAGGAGATATAATTCCAGATCTGGATCTTCCAGATGCTAAAGGAAATGTGATCTCGCTTTCTTCTATGAGAGGGGCATTAGTATTAGTTGATTTTTGGGCATCATGGTGCGGACCTTGTGTTAAAGAGCAACCTGAATTATTGAAATTGTACCAAAAGTACCCTAATAAGTTTATGATTTATGGTGTTTCTTTAGATTCAAAGAAACCAGCTTGGTTAGGAGCTATGGCAAAATTAAAACAACCATGGACTCAAGTGAGTGATTTAAAACTATGGAATTCTCCGGCTGTATTAAATTATAAAATTCAATCAATTCCTTTTAATGCTCTAATTGATAAAAACGGAATTATCCTCGCCAAGAATATTCATGGAAACAAATTAGATGAATTAATCAAAGCATTGACTGCCGATAAATAA
- the nagA gene encoding N-acetylglucosamine-6-phosphate deacetylase, which yields MKQAIINTTIHTGEEIINNGVIIIENGTILSVQKEIPNDIKTIDLKGNHIAAGFIDIQINGGEKLYFSQTPTEETIQDIYESSLKYSTTHVLPCLISSSKETILQGIEAVRNYKEKYNNGVIGMHLEGPFLNPLKRGAHSIDQVRKPTNSELEEIIRHGKDVIKVITIAPECFTDEQLNMLLESGITISIGHSTITHKEAQVYFSKGIKLVTHLFNAMTQFGHREPGLVGATLENENVYAPVILDGAHCDYAAAKLAYKLKQDKFFLISDATFLGRKIADFKWGNFDAHLENGFYRNNEGNLAGATISMQEAVQNAYNHLNVSADEAVKMASTHVANAIGMGNKLGKIKTGFPASFVKFNADLTTIETLNFNTI from the coding sequence ATGAAGCAAGCAATTATCAATACAACTATACACACTGGTGAAGAAATAATTAATAACGGAGTCATTATTATCGAGAACGGAACGATACTTTCTGTTCAAAAAGAAATTCCAAATGATATTAAGACAATTGATCTAAAAGGAAATCATATCGCAGCTGGATTTATAGATATTCAAATAAACGGTGGTGAAAAACTTTATTTTAGCCAAACACCTACCGAGGAAACCATTCAAGATATATACGAATCAAGTCTTAAATACAGCACAACACATGTACTTCCGTGCTTAATATCCTCATCTAAGGAAACAATTCTCCAAGGAATAGAAGCAGTACGTAATTATAAAGAAAAATATAACAATGGTGTAATCGGAATGCATTTGGAAGGACCTTTTTTAAATCCTTTAAAACGTGGAGCACATAGTATCGACCAAGTTCGTAAACCAACCAATTCAGAGCTAGAGGAAATTATTCGTCACGGGAAAGATGTCATAAAAGTAATCACGATTGCTCCTGAATGTTTTACTGATGAACAACTAAATATGTTATTAGAAAGTGGTATTACAATTTCGATAGGACATTCGACCATTACACATAAAGAAGCCCAAGTTTATTTCTCTAAAGGCATAAAACTCGTAACCCATTTATTTAATGCTATGACGCAATTTGGTCATCGAGAACCAGGTTTAGTTGGTGCAACTCTAGAAAATGAAAATGTATATGCTCCAGTAATTTTAGATGGTGCACATTGTGATTATGCTGCAGCAAAATTGGCATATAAACTAAAACAGGATAAATTTTTCTTAATTAGCGATGCAACATTTTTAGGACGTAAAATAGCCGATTTTAAGTGGGGAAATTTTGATGCACACTTAGAAAATGGTTTCTATAGAAACAACGAAGGCAATCTAGCAGGCGCAACAATATCTATGCAAGAAGCAGTACAAAACGCTTATAATCATTTAAACGTATCAGCAGACGAAGCTGTAAAAATGGCTTCTACTCATGTAGCAAATGCTATAGGTATGGGAAATAAATTAGGAAAAATAAAAACTGGATTTCCTGCAAGCTTTGTCAAATTCAACGCTGATTTAACGACAATAGAAACATTGAATTTCAATACTATTTAA
- a CDS encoding winged helix-turn-helix transcriptional regulator, producing MYQRKIPIDYNCGLTVAMEVVGSKWKFCLLDEIYKGIKRPKDLVLAINGISKRVLQNQLRELESHGLLAKTIYTEVPLRVEYYLTETGESLLPLIVALDKWGIDFAPQLKTILKKESEAIAL from the coding sequence ATGTACCAACGAAAAATTCCGATAGATTATAATTGTGGTCTTACTGTTGCAATGGAAGTGGTAGGTTCTAAATGGAAATTTTGTTTACTAGATGAAATCTATAAAGGAATTAAAAGACCTAAAGATTTGGTTCTAGCTATTAATGGTATTAGCAAGCGAGTATTGCAAAACCAATTAAGAGAACTGGAATCGCATGGGCTTTTGGCAAAAACAATTTATACAGAAGTTCCCTTACGAGTAGAATATTATCTTACTGAAACTGGTGAATCGCTTTTGCCTTTAATTGTTGCTCTTGATAAGTGGGGAATAGATTTTGCTCCTCAGCTAAAAACGATATTAAAAAAAGAAAGTGAAGCAATAGCGCTTTAG